Proteins from a genomic interval of Lysobacter arenosi:
- a CDS encoding TonB-dependent receptor domain-containing protein: MTLKTTQLRDAITFALVGTTAVAGIGAANAQEGEKQTTTLDRIEVTGSRIKRADIETSQPIFSLSRDDITAQGLTSVGDVIQNITANGSTLNSTFNNGGNGETRVNLRNLGSDRTLVLVNGRRWVGGTGLGGSVDLNTIPTAAVERIEILKDGASTIYGSDAIAGVVNVILRQNFEGAEANAYIGQFDKGDGTRQAYDFIIGTSGDRFSAMLGYGYVKEEPVMAGDRYISKEPTYTTGNFFGSGTSPNGRFSLCPGGYNPSTHVCTGGQTNFNGGAGTWTYDGAGTPARPYIPGVDAYNFAPENYLLTPQERRSVFGNASVDITDDVRFKTTMTYNERVSEQLLAAMPVVLGLAPGATPLAQNVFISRNSIYNPYGGSATADPNDGADVSRINRRVTETGGRSFNQDVRTFAMTAGFEGTLNFGEKYYDWEGGYFRGQNKANNTTHGLFNLIALGQALGPSFRDATGVARCGTAALPIAGCVPLNFLGGVGGATQEMLDFVSFTAHDEYSYTQQSYYANISGEVFDLPGGPLGFSFGLEHRTEEGYDSPDALINSGNTTGNARTATAGGYSLDEAYLELAVPVLSDVPFAKLLDFSVATRYSDYSNFGDTLNSKFGFRWKPIEDLMVRGNWSEGFRAPSIAELFAGQADSFPTLTDPCNSSEFGDQTTIAQAQCRAEGVPAGGYRQDSAQIRITVGGNPDLLPEKSESYTFGFVYSPSYAEGLDISLDWWKIKLTDAITTIGGENIIQQCLDSGGAGPTCSLYTRNAAGDINTLLNTTTNIGGTKVEGYDLTVGYRLPETEWGNFSFTWDTTYLANQEDDIDGDGIFGEDIQQAPAIGQPLNADENGNQVGEYFQNDNRWRIRSNLTARWDKADWGATWNVRFYSAQDEPCAAAFEDYGFGYLCTDADRVVGIPSDTNSNGVWDGTAGGDTIQTRRGAEHHIGATTYHDASVYWNAPWNAKVTLGINNIFDKNPPIVLNAFANTFDPQYELPGQFFYMRYSQKF, translated from the coding sequence ATGACCCTGAAGACCACCCAGCTCCGCGATGCGATTACCTTCGCACTCGTGGGCACCACCGCTGTCGCCGGTATCGGCGCGGCGAACGCCCAGGAAGGCGAAAAACAAACCACGACCCTTGATCGCATCGAGGTGACGGGTTCGCGCATCAAGCGCGCCGATATCGAAACCTCGCAGCCGATCTTCTCGCTGAGCCGCGACGACATCACCGCGCAGGGCCTGACCTCGGTCGGCGACGTGATCCAGAACATCACGGCCAACGGTTCCACGCTCAACAGCACGTTCAACAACGGCGGCAACGGCGAAACCCGCGTCAACCTGCGCAACCTCGGCTCGGATCGCACCCTGGTGCTGGTCAACGGTCGTCGTTGGGTGGGCGGCACCGGCCTGGGCGGTTCGGTCGACCTCAACACGATCCCGACCGCTGCCGTCGAGCGCATCGAGATCCTGAAGGACGGCGCTTCGACCATCTACGGTTCGGACGCCATCGCCGGCGTCGTCAACGTCATCCTGCGCCAGAACTTCGAAGGCGCTGAAGCCAACGCCTACATCGGCCAGTTCGACAAGGGCGACGGTACGCGTCAGGCCTACGACTTCATCATCGGCACCTCCGGCGATCGCTTCTCGGCGATGCTCGGCTACGGTTACGTGAAGGAAGAGCCGGTCATGGCCGGCGACCGCTACATCTCGAAGGAGCCGACCTACACCACCGGCAACTTCTTCGGCAGCGGCACCAGCCCGAATGGTCGCTTCTCGCTGTGCCCGGGCGGCTACAACCCGTCCACGCACGTGTGCACCGGCGGCCAGACCAACTTCAATGGCGGCGCTGGCACTTGGACCTACGATGGCGCTGGCACCCCGGCCCGTCCGTACATCCCGGGCGTCGATGCTTACAACTTCGCTCCGGAAAACTACCTGCTGACCCCGCAGGAGCGTCGTTCGGTCTTCGGTAACGCCTCGGTCGACATCACCGACGACGTCCGCTTCAAGACCACGATGACCTACAACGAGCGCGTCTCCGAGCAGCTGCTCGCGGCGATGCCGGTCGTCCTGGGCCTCGCCCCGGGCGCCACCCCGCTCGCGCAGAACGTCTTCATCAGCCGCAACAGCATCTACAACCCGTACGGCGGATCGGCCACGGCCGATCCGAACGACGGCGCAGACGTCTCGCGCATCAACCGTCGCGTCACCGAGACCGGTGGCCGTTCGTTCAACCAGGACGTCCGCACCTTCGCGATGACGGCCGGCTTCGAAGGCACGCTGAACTTCGGCGAGAAGTACTACGACTGGGAAGGCGGCTACTTCCGTGGCCAGAACAAGGCCAACAACACCACGCACGGCCTGTTCAACCTGATCGCGCTCGGCCAGGCCCTCGGCCCGTCGTTCCGCGATGCAACCGGCGTCGCCCGCTGCGGCACCGCTGCCCTGCCGATCGCTGGCTGCGTCCCGCTGAACTTCCTCGGCGGCGTGGGTGGTGCGACCCAGGAAATGCTGGACTTCGTCAGCTTCACCGCGCACGACGAGTACAGCTACACCCAGCAGTCGTACTACGCCAACATCTCCGGTGAAGTGTTCGACCTGCCGGGCGGCCCGCTGGGCTTCTCGTTCGGCCTGGAACACCGCACCGAAGAGGGTTACGACTCGCCGGACGCGCTGATCAACTCGGGCAACACCACGGGCAACGCCCGTACCGCCACCGCCGGTGGTTACAGCCTGGACGAGGCCTACCTCGAACTGGCCGTGCCGGTGCTGTCGGACGTGCCGTTCGCCAAGCTGCTCGACTTCTCGGTGGCCACGCGCTACTCGGACTACAGCAACTTCGGTGACACGCTCAACAGCAAGTTCGGTTTCCGCTGGAAGCCGATCGAAGACCTGATGGTCCGCGGCAACTGGTCGGAGGGCTTCCGCGCTCCGTCGATCGCCGAGCTGTTCGCTGGCCAGGCCGACTCGTTCCCGACCCTGACCGACCCCTGCAACTCGTCCGAGTTCGGCGACCAGACCACGATCGCCCAGGCACAGTGCCGTGCCGAAGGCGTTCCGGCCGGTGGTTACCGCCAGGACAGCGCGCAGATCCGCATCACCGTCGGCGGCAACCCGGACCTGCTGCCTGAGAAGTCCGAGTCGTACACCTTCGGCTTCGTCTACAGCCCGAGCTACGCCGAAGGCCTCGACATCTCGCTGGACTGGTGGAAGATCAAGCTGACCGACGCGATCACCACGATCGGCGGTGAGAACATCATCCAGCAGTGCCTTGACTCCGGCGGCGCTGGCCCGACCTGCTCGCTGTACACCCGTAACGCGGCTGGCGACATCAACACCCTGCTCAACACCACCACCAACATCGGTGGCACCAAGGTGGAAGGCTACGACCTGACCGTCGGCTACCGTCTGCCGGAAACCGAGTGGGGCAACTTCAGCTTCACCTGGGACACGACCTACCTGGCCAACCAGGAAGACGACATCGACGGTGACGGCATCTTCGGCGAAGACATCCAGCAGGCCCCGGCCATTGGCCAGCCGCTGAACGCCGACGAGAACGGCAACCAGGTCGGCGAGTACTTCCAGAACGACAACAGGTGGCGCATCCGCTCCAACCTGACCGCTCGTTGGGACAAGGCCGACTGGGGCGCGACCTGGAACGTGCGCTTCTACTCGGCACAGGACGAACCCTGCGCCGCGGCGTTCGAAGACTACGGCTTCGGTTACCTGTGCACCGACGCCGACCGCGTCGTCGGCATCCCGAGCGACACCAACAGCAACGGTGTGTGGGACGGTACCGCCGGTGGCGATACGATCCAGACCCGTCGCGGTGCCGAGCACCACATCGGCGCAACCACGTACCACGATGCAAGCGTCTACTGGAACGCACCGTGGAACGCGAAGGTCACGTTGGGTATCAACAACATCTTCGACAAGAACCCGCCGATCGTGCTCAACGCGTTCGCCAACACGTTTGACCCGCAGTACGAGCTGCCGGGCCAGTTCTTCTACATGCGCTACTCGCAGAAGTTCTGA